A segment of the Sphingomonas cannabina genome:
GATCGCGCCCTTGGCGGTGAGACCCCCGGCGAGCCATGCCTTGCGCGCCGGCGCCGCCTTCTCGGCCAGGAATATGGTGCAGCGCCCACCGTCGAGCGCATCGAGCGGCCGCTCCGCCTGGCCGGAGACGATCGCGAGATGCGCGCCCGCGGCGGTAGCGATGCGCGCCGCCTGCACCTTCGATGCCATGCCGCCGGAGCCCATGCCCGAAGCAGAATCTGAGCCCGCCATTGCGACGATGCGCCGGTCGATGCGCTCGACCAGCGGGATATGCACCGCGCCGGGCTCGCGCGGGTCACGGTCGTAGAGGCCATCGACGTCGGACAGCAGCACCACGCCGCTCGCCCCCGCCGCTGCGCCGGCACGCGCAGCGAGCCGATCGTTGTCGCCGAACCGGATCTCCTCAGTCGCGACGCTGTCGTTCTCGTTGATGACCGGCACCACGCCGAGCTTGAGCAGCCGCCCAAGCGTCGCCGCGACGTTGAGATAGCGGCGGCGATCCTCGAGGTCGTCGAGCGTCACCAACATCTGCGCAGCGGTGAGCCCGTGCGCTCCGAACGCTTCGGCCCAGGCCGAAGAGAGCGCGATCTGCCCGGTCGCGGCCGCTGCTTGCGCATCCTCCAGGCTGGCGCGGCCGCCCTTCGGCAGCTTGAGCCGCCGCGCCCCCAGCGCGATCGCGCCGGACGAGACGATCGCGACCTGCTGCCCGGCCGCAGCGCGCTCGGCAATGGCTGCGGCGATACCGGCCAACCAAGCGCTGCGGATCGCACCGGAGGGATCGACGAGCAGCGCCGATCCGATCTTGACGATCAGGCGCGGACAGGCGGCGGGGGAGAAGCGCGACGCCGCTAGATCG
Coding sequences within it:
- the proB gene encoding glutamate 5-kinase — protein: MVADLAASRFSPAACPRLIVKIGSALLVDPSGAIRSAWLAGIAAAIAERAAAGQQVAIVSSGAIALGARRLKLPKGGRASLEDAQAAAATGQIALSSAWAEAFGAHGLTAAQMLVTLDDLEDRRRYLNVAATLGRLLKLGVVPVINENDSVATEEIRFGDNDRLAARAGAAAGASGVVLLSDVDGLYDRDPREPGAVHIPLVERIDRRIVAMAGSDSASGMGSGGMASKVQAARIATAAGAHLAIVSGQAERPLDALDGGRCTIFLAEKAAPARKAWLAGGLTAKGAIYVDAGAAKALGQGRSLLAAGATRIEGKFARGDLVTIAGPEGTIARGLSEYDAADASRIAGKRSDEHAVILGYAPRSALVHRSNMALV